A genomic region of Xanthomonas campestris pv. phormiicola contains the following coding sequences:
- a CDS encoding 3-hydroxyacyl-CoA dehydrogenase NAD-binding domain-containing protein has translation MLSGFDGLRFSHWQADIRDDGVVVLSLDRQDAPVNALSQDVLLELGDLLERIAIDPPRGVVIRSAKANGFIAGADLKEFQEFDRRGTVNDAIRRGQATFQKLAELPCPTVAAIHGFCMGGGTEIALACRYRIASSDGATRIGLPETKLGIFPGWGGSARLPRLIGAPAAMDLMLTGRTVSASAARAMGLVDKVAAPAVLVDSAVALALAGSARPFKQRASAWASNTWPARKLLAPQMRKQVARKARKEHYPAPYALIGVWERSGGGGIQARLDAERKAVVKLASTPTARNLIRIFFLTERLKALCGKDHGIRHVHVVGAGVMGGDIAAWSAYKGFEVTLQDREQRFIDGALSRAGELFAKRVKDDSKRPAVAARLKGDLPGDGVPLADLVIEAIIENPQAKRELYQSLEPRMQPDALLSTNTSSIPLTELREHIQRPAQFAGLHYFNPVAQMPLVEIVCHDGLAADNQKRLAAFCKAIDKLPVPVAGSPGFLVNRVLFPYLLEAATAYAEGIPGPALDKAAVKFGMPMGPIELIDTVGLDVAAGVGAELAPFLGLPIPAALQTVEPGKRGKKDGQGLYAWENGRANKPEVDKDYQAPADLEDRLILPLLNEAVACLHEGVVADADLLDAGVIFGTGFAPFRGGPIQHIRAVGADALLERLRALQARYGERFAPRPGWDAPALREPVA, from the coding sequence ATGCTTTCAGGCTTCGACGGGCTCCGATTCAGTCACTGGCAAGCGGATATCCGCGACGACGGCGTCGTCGTGCTCAGCCTCGACCGCCAGGACGCGCCCGTCAACGCGCTGTCGCAGGACGTGCTGCTGGAGCTGGGCGATCTGCTCGAACGCATCGCCATCGACCCGCCCAGGGGCGTGGTGATCCGCTCGGCCAAGGCCAACGGCTTCATCGCCGGCGCGGACCTGAAGGAATTCCAGGAATTCGACCGCCGCGGCACCGTCAACGACGCGATCCGCCGCGGCCAGGCCACCTTCCAGAAACTGGCCGAACTGCCCTGCCCGACCGTGGCCGCGATCCACGGCTTCTGCATGGGCGGCGGCACCGAGATCGCGCTGGCCTGCCGCTACCGCATCGCCTCCAGCGACGGCGCCACCCGCATCGGCCTGCCCGAAACCAAGCTCGGCATCTTTCCCGGCTGGGGCGGCAGCGCGCGCCTGCCGCGGCTGATCGGCGCGCCGGCGGCGATGGACCTGATGCTGACCGGGCGCACCGTGTCGGCGTCGGCGGCACGCGCCATGGGCCTGGTCGACAAGGTCGCCGCGCCGGCGGTGCTGGTCGATAGCGCGGTGGCGCTGGCCCTGGCCGGCAGCGCGCGCCCGTTCAAGCAGCGCGCCAGCGCCTGGGCCAGCAACACCTGGCCGGCGCGCAAGCTGCTGGCGCCGCAGATGCGCAAGCAGGTCGCGCGCAAGGCGCGCAAGGAACATTACCCGGCGCCGTACGCGCTGATCGGCGTGTGGGAGCGCAGCGGCGGCGGCGGCATCCAGGCGCGGCTGGACGCCGAGCGCAAGGCGGTGGTCAAGCTGGCGAGCACGCCGACCGCGCGCAACCTGATCCGCATCTTCTTCCTCACCGAGCGGCTCAAGGCGCTGTGCGGGAAGGATCATGGCATCCGCCACGTGCACGTGGTCGGCGCCGGGGTGATGGGCGGCGATATCGCCGCGTGGTCGGCCTACAAGGGCTTCGAGGTGACCCTGCAGGACCGCGAGCAGCGCTTCATCGATGGCGCGCTGAGCCGCGCCGGCGAGCTGTTCGCCAAGCGGGTCAAGGACGACAGCAAGCGCCCGGCGGTGGCGGCGCGGCTGAAGGGCGACCTGCCCGGCGACGGCGTGCCGCTGGCCGACCTGGTGATCGAGGCGATCATCGAGAATCCGCAGGCCAAGCGCGAGCTGTACCAGTCGCTGGAACCGCGGATGCAGCCCGATGCGCTGCTCAGCACCAATACCTCCTCGATCCCGCTGACCGAACTGCGCGAACACATCCAGCGTCCGGCGCAATTCGCCGGCCTGCACTACTTCAACCCGGTGGCGCAGATGCCGCTGGTGGAGATCGTCTGCCACGACGGCCTGGCCGCCGACAACCAGAAGCGGCTGGCGGCGTTCTGCAAGGCGATCGACAAGCTGCCGGTGCCGGTCGCCGGCAGCCCCGGTTTCCTGGTCAACCGGGTGCTGTTCCCGTATCTGCTGGAAGCGGCCACCGCCTACGCCGAAGGCATCCCCGGCCCGGCGCTCGACAAGGCCGCGGTGAAGTTCGGCATGCCGATGGGGCCGATCGAATTGATCGACACCGTGGGCCTGGACGTGGCCGCCGGGGTCGGCGCGGAACTGGCGCCGTTCCTGGGCCTGCCGATTCCCGCCGCGCTGCAGACGGTGGAACCGGGCAAGCGCGGCAAGAAGGATGGCCAGGGCCTGTACGCCTGGGAAAACGGCCGCGCGAACAAGCCGGAAGTGGACAAGGACTACCAGGCGCCGGCCGATCTGGAAGACCGCCTGATCCTGCCCTTGCTCAACGAGGCGGTGGCCTGCCTGCACGAAGGCGTGGTCGCCGATGCCGACCTGCTCGACGCCGGGGTGATCTTCGGCACCGGTTTCGCCCCGTTCCGCGGCGGCCCGATCCAGCACATCCGCGCGGTCGGCGCCGATGCGCTGCTGGAGCGGTTGCGCGCGCTGCAGGCGCGCTACGGCGAGCGCTTCGCGCCGCGCCCGGGCTGGGATGCGCCGGCGCTGCGCGAGCCGGTGGCCTGA